A region of Pseudomonas saponiphila DNA encodes the following proteins:
- a CDS encoding PspA/IM30 family protein translates to MNVWSKLLTALRGGANEAGEALVDSQALRILDQEIRDADQELRKSKEALAEIMARQKLAAERADSSAAKVAEYESYALKALESGNEQLAQEVAQKIANLENDLAIEREQADGFAASVAQLRKAVTQAEGNIKHLKQQVDTVKATESVQKAQQAVAQRYGGSQSKLHTAVESLERIKQKQAERAAKMEAAAELASTSNPDDALDAKLREAGIVAGGTSADSVLARLKDRSKS, encoded by the coding sequence ATGAACGTATGGAGCAAGCTGCTCACCGCCCTGCGCGGTGGTGCCAACGAAGCGGGCGAGGCCCTGGTGGACAGCCAGGCCCTGAGGATTCTCGATCAGGAAATCCGCGACGCCGATCAGGAACTGCGCAAATCCAAGGAAGCCCTGGCCGAGATCATGGCCCGGCAGAAACTCGCCGCCGAACGCGCCGACAGCAGCGCGGCCAAGGTCGCCGAATATGAAAGCTATGCCCTCAAGGCCCTGGAGTCGGGGAACGAACAGCTCGCCCAGGAAGTGGCGCAGAAGATCGCCAACCTGGAAAACGACCTGGCGATCGAGCGCGAGCAGGCCGATGGGTTTGCCGCCAGCGTGGCCCAACTGCGCAAGGCCGTGACCCAGGCCGAAGGCAATATCAAACATCTGAAACAACAGGTGGATACCGTCAAGGCCACCGAGAGCGTGCAGAAGGCCCAGCAGGCCGTGGCCCAGCGCTACGGCGGCTCGCAGAGCAAGCTGCACACCGCAGTGGAGTCCCTGGAGCGGATCAAGCAGAAGCAGGCCGAACGCGCGGCGAAGATGGAAGCCGCAGCGGAGCTGGCCAGCACCAGCAACCCGGACGACGCCCTGGACGCCAAGTTGCGCGAAGCCGGGATCGTCGCCGGCGGCACCAGCGCCGATAGCGTGCTGGCGCGCCTCAAGGACCGCAGCAAGTCCTGA
- a CDS encoding DUF3509 domain-containing protein, which yields MESISLLLSESLSPYQVTLMSCGSRGECLVTLKNSAGAIVLEREVNQAQLTDKRLLTDVVDGLHRDLLIAEGRLEPCVIAALRHATQGKVFDQHR from the coding sequence ATGGAAAGTATCAGTCTTTTATTGAGTGAGTCGTTGAGTCCCTACCAGGTCACGCTGATGTCTTGTGGCAGTCGCGGCGAATGCCTGGTGACACTGAAGAACAGCGCTGGCGCCATCGTGCTGGAGCGTGAGGTCAATCAGGCCCAGCTCACCGACAAGCGCTTGCTCACCGATGTGGTCGACGGTCTGCATCGTGACCTGCTGATCGCCGAAGGCCGGCTGGAGCCCTGTGTCATCGCGGCGTTGCGCCACGCCACCCAAGGCAAGGTGTTCGATCAGCACCGCTGA
- a CDS encoding YjfI family protein produces MENKSSAHYQRLFRQRLRDQGLVKKEVWILPENAQALLAVERKLRQPFEGLAPVEKDGEMSMPQIWNARSLCQALLATELFSSGEASVELLEGAEPSLHVTMREYGDLPLFIALSGEQILVEALLWPQSEVTDVQAFNEEVLLSRQLFPLSSIGLETGLGGERFYMMFGALSATSILSNVIYEIETLASNVIRATEAYEGYLKAQA; encoded by the coding sequence ATGGAAAACAAATCCTCAGCCCATTACCAACGTTTATTCCGTCAGCGCCTGCGTGATCAGGGCCTGGTGAAAAAGGAAGTCTGGATACTGCCGGAGAACGCCCAGGCGTTGCTGGCGGTTGAACGCAAACTGCGTCAGCCCTTCGAGGGGCTGGCTCCTGTGGAAAAGGATGGAGAAATGAGCATGCCGCAGATCTGGAATGCCCGATCGCTGTGCCAGGCCCTGTTGGCCACCGAGCTGTTCAGCAGCGGCGAAGCCAGCGTTGAACTGCTGGAAGGCGCCGAACCGAGCTTGCACGTGACCATGCGCGAATACGGCGACCTGCCGCTGTTCATCGCCTTGTCCGGCGAGCAGATCCTGGTCGAAGCCCTGCTCTGGCCGCAAAGCGAAGTCACCGATGTGCAGGCCTTCAATGAAGAAGTCCTGCTCAGCCGGCAGTTGTTCCCGCTGTCGAGCATCGGCCTGGAAACCGGCTTGGGTGGCGAACGCTTCTACATGATGTTCGGTGCGCTCAGCGCCACCTCGATCCTCTCCAACGTGATCTACGAGATCGAAACCCTGGCCAGCAACGTGATCAGGGCTACCGAGGCCTACGAAGGCTACCTGAAGGCTCAGGCCTGA
- a CDS encoding OB-fold-containig protein: MEIFLQTVLSFPTVLFSFMLCLAVIYWAVVAMGMLEVDLLDFEADSLLDSAHAGEGLAGLLIKFKLNGVPVTLVLTLLMFFSWFLTYFAELYVLSHLPLGWLRYPLGLLLAVVALFLAAPISAAICRPLRPLFHKMEATSSQSVLGQTAVVRSGRVTLEHGEAVLENGGAGLILRVRADEARAFKRGDRVVLLEYLEAQHAYRVITEDEFRGL; the protein is encoded by the coding sequence ATGGAAATCTTCCTGCAGACAGTGTTGTCGTTCCCCACAGTGCTGTTCAGCTTCATGCTCTGCCTGGCCGTGATCTACTGGGCCGTGGTGGCCATGGGCATGCTTGAAGTCGACCTGCTGGACTTCGAGGCCGACTCGCTGCTCGACAGCGCCCATGCCGGCGAAGGCCTGGCCGGGTTGCTGATCAAGTTCAAGCTCAACGGGGTGCCGGTCACCCTGGTGCTGACCCTGCTGATGTTCTTCAGCTGGTTCCTGACCTATTTCGCCGAACTCTACGTCCTCAGCCACCTGCCCCTGGGCTGGCTGCGCTATCCCCTGGGCCTGTTGCTGGCCGTGGTTGCGCTGTTTCTGGCGGCGCCCATCAGCGCGGCCATCTGCCGCCCGCTGCGTCCGCTGTTTCACAAGATGGAAGCCACCAGCAGCCAGTCGGTGCTGGGGCAGACCGCTGTGGTACGCAGCGGCAGAGTCACTCTGGAACACGGCGAAGCCGTGCTGGAGAACGGCGGCGCGGGCCTGATCCTGCGTGTGCGTGCCGACGAGGCACGAGCTTTCAAACGCGGCGATCGCGTCGTGTTACTGGAGTATCTGGAGGCGCAACACGCCTATCGGGTCATTACCGAGGACGAGTTTCGCGGCCTCTGA
- a CDS encoding response regulator transcription factor has translation MSNNRVRIILADDHPIFLIGLRAVLEQNDSLMIVGEASSPSALVQLLQDTECDVLVTDFMMPEEQQNDGLRLLEQLRRHHPELPIVVVTMLNHAGLFRSILDLGVMGLLSKASLADELPSAIARARQHKRYIAQAIKRALSLAGEVGPDRLVSTDQLSPRELEVIRLLAAGHAVGEIATRLNRSKQTVSAQKVSAMRKLGLSSEAALYIYVQEHGLS, from the coding sequence ATGTCGAACAACAGAGTGCGCATCATCCTTGCCGACGACCACCCGATCTTCCTGATCGGCCTGCGTGCCGTGCTGGAGCAAAACGACAGCTTGATGATCGTCGGTGAAGCCAGCTCCCCCTCCGCCCTCGTGCAATTGCTGCAGGACACGGAATGCGATGTGCTGGTAACGGATTTCATGATGCCCGAGGAGCAACAGAACGACGGCCTGCGCCTGCTCGAACAACTGCGCCGGCATCATCCCGAGCTCCCCATCGTGGTGGTGACCATGCTCAACCACGCCGGACTGTTCCGCTCGATCCTCGATCTCGGCGTGATGGGCCTGCTGAGCAAGGCCAGCCTGGCCGATGAGTTGCCGTCCGCCATTGCCCGGGCGCGGCAGCACAAACGCTATATTGCCCAGGCCATCAAGCGGGCCCTGAGCCTTGCCGGCGAAGTTGGCCCGGATCGGCTGGTATCCACCGATCAACTGTCCCCCCGGGAACTGGAAGTGATCCGCCTGCTGGCCGCCGGCCATGCCGTGGGGGAAATAGCCACCCGGCTCAACCGCAGCAAACAGACCGTCAGCGCGCAGAAAGTCAGCGCCATGCGCAAACTGGGTCTTTCCAGCGAAGCGGCGCTATACATCTACGTTCAGGAACATGGGCTGTCCTAG
- a CDS encoding TIGR02285 family protein, whose translation MTWVLAACLLWLPCTPGHAGEMLTWLLRDLPPLNIFEGSQKGRGVVDLLMPQLIASLPEYQHELARVNRARGMQMLRDPSFTCDPALIWSKERAQWIVFSITSFRVLSNGLAIRRADREQLTRFIHDGKVDLHGLLESGKELIGVVAERSYGQQLDSLLQQVPPEQIRAHYGNDALGSLLQMQRLGRLQLLLGYWPEIRYQAEQQGIAPEDLEFYPIEGISQYQEIHVGCSDTPQGRQAIAKIDQALLKLREERLVELYAAWLDPGMRDQYRADARAYFQGLRDH comes from the coding sequence CTGACCTGGGTCCTGGCGGCCTGCCTGCTGTGGCTGCCCTGCACGCCCGGCCACGCCGGTGAAATGCTCACCTGGCTGCTGCGCGACCTGCCACCGCTGAATATCTTCGAAGGCTCGCAGAAGGGCCGTGGCGTGGTCGATCTGCTGATGCCGCAATTGATCGCCAGCCTGCCGGAGTACCAGCACGAACTGGCCCGGGTCAATCGCGCCCGAGGCATGCAGATGCTGCGCGACCCCAGCTTCACTTGCGATCCGGCGCTGATCTGGAGCAAGGAGCGCGCGCAGTGGATCGTCTTTTCCATCACCAGCTTTCGCGTATTGAGCAATGGCCTGGCGATCCGCCGCGCCGACCGCGAACAGCTCACCCGCTTCATCCATGACGGCAAGGTCGACCTGCATGGCCTGCTCGAAAGCGGCAAGGAACTGATCGGCGTGGTGGCCGAGCGCAGCTACGGACAACAGCTCGACAGCCTGTTACAGCAGGTTCCACCCGAGCAGATTCGCGCCCACTACGGCAACGATGCCCTCGGCAGCCTGCTGCAGATGCAACGCCTGGGCCGCCTGCAATTGCTCCTGGGCTACTGGCCGGAAATCCGCTACCAGGCCGAGCAACAGGGAATCGCCCCAGAGGATCTGGAGTTCTATCCGATCGAAGGCATCAGCCAGTATCAGGAAATCCACGTCGGCTGCTCCGACACCCCACAGGGCAGACAGGCCATAGCCAAGATCGACCAAGCCCTGCTCAAGCTGCGCGAAGAACGCCTGGTGGAGCTGTACGCTGCCTGGCTGGACCCCGGGATGCGCGACCAATACCGCGCTGACGCCCGCGCCTACTTCCAGGGCCTGCGGGACCACTGA
- a CDS encoding CaiB/BaiF CoA transferase family protein, with translation MNSLSKPLAGLKVIELGTLIAGPFASRICAEFGAEVIKVESPDGGDPLRKWRKLYEGTSLWWFVQARNKKSLTLNLKHPEGLAVLKQLLGEADILIENFRPGVLEKLGLGWDVLHALNPKLVMVRLSGFGQTGPMKDQPGFGAVGESMGGLRYITGFEDRPPVRTGISIGDSIAALWGVIGALMALRHREVNGGQGQVVDVALYEAIFAMMESMVPEFDVFGFIRERSGNIMPGITPSSIHTSADGKHVQIGANGDAIFKRFMLLIGRDDLANDPALASNDGRDSRRDELYGVIDRWVASLPLERVLEQLNQAEVPASRIFSAEDMFNDPQFLAREMFLQAKLPDGKAFKMPGIVPKLSETPGSADWVGPELGEHSSEVLASLGYSSEQIENLRNSGAI, from the coding sequence ATGAACAGTCTCAGCAAGCCCCTCGCCGGATTGAAAGTGATCGAACTCGGCACCCTGATCGCCGGCCCCTTCGCCTCGCGCATCTGCGCCGAGTTCGGTGCCGAGGTGATCAAGGTCGAGTCTCCGGACGGCGGCGACCCGTTGCGCAAGTGGCGCAAGCTGTATGAGGGCACTTCGCTGTGGTGGTTCGTCCAGGCCCGCAACAAGAAGTCCCTGACCCTGAACCTCAAGCACCCCGAAGGCCTGGCGGTGCTCAAGCAGCTGCTGGGCGAAGCGGACATCCTGATCGAGAACTTCCGCCCCGGCGTGCTGGAAAAACTCGGCCTGGGCTGGGACGTGCTGCACGCCCTGAACCCGAAACTGGTGATGGTGCGCCTGTCCGGCTTCGGCCAGACCGGACCGATGAAGGACCAGCCGGGCTTCGGCGCGGTGGGCGAATCCATGGGCGGCCTGCGCTACATCACCGGCTTCGAGGACCGCCCGCCAGTGCGCACCGGGATCTCCATCGGCGACTCCATCGCCGCCCTGTGGGGCGTGATCGGCGCGCTGATGGCCCTGCGTCATCGCGAGGTCAACGGCGGCCAGGGGCAAGTGGTGGACGTGGCGCTGTATGAGGCGATCTTCGCCATGATGGAGAGCATGGTTCCGGAGTTCGACGTGTTCGGCTTCATCCGCGAGCGCAGCGGCAACATCATGCCCGGCATCACGCCTTCTTCGATCCACACCAGCGCCGACGGCAAGCATGTGCAGATCGGCGCCAACGGCGACGCGATCTTCAAGCGCTTCATGCTCCTCATCGGCCGCGACGACCTGGCCAACGATCCCGCGCTGGCCAGCAACGACGGGCGCGACAGCCGCCGCGACGAACTCTACGGGGTGATCGACCGCTGGGTGGCGTCCCTGCCCCTGGAACGGGTGCTGGAGCAACTGAACCAGGCCGAAGTCCCGGCCAGCCGGATCTTCAGCGCTGAAGACATGTTCAACGATCCGCAATTCCTCGCCCGGGAAATGTTCCTCCAGGCCAAACTGCCGGACGGCAAGGCCTTCAAGATGCCCGGCATCGTGCCGAAACTCTCGGAGACGCCCGGCTCCGCAGACTGGGTCGGCCCGGAACTCGGCGAACACTCCAGCGAAGTCCTGGCGAGCTTGGGCTACAGCAGCGAACAGATCGAAAACCTGCGCAACTCTGGGGCAATCTAA